A region from the Streptomyces tsukubensis genome encodes:
- the kdpB gene encoding potassium-transporting ATPase subunit KdpB → MSTITPSRAPHSDVPTGHQPPAGRVGGGLFDPRQLLVSLPVALRKLDPRTMVKAPVMFVVLIGSVLTTGLSLADPGDWFGWAITIWLWLTVIFANLAEAVAEGRGKAQADTLRKAKTDTVARRITGTAEEQVPGTELRIGDLVVCEAGDVIPGDGDVVEGVASVDESAITGESAPVIRESGGDRSAVTGGTKVLSDRIVVRITTKPGETFIDRMIGLVEGASRQKTPNEIALNILLASLTVVFLLAVVTLKPFAVHAGADEQTSMIVLSALLVCLIPTTIGALLSAIGIAGMDRLVQRNVLAMSGRAVEAAGDVSTLLLDKTGTITLGNRQAAEFVPVRGCTAAELADAAQLSSLADETPEGRSIVVLAKEKYGLRERHRGELDHAEWIAFTAQTRMSGVDVDGRKIRKGATGSVVKWVQEQGGEVAEDAERLTDEIAGAGGTPLLVAVEDREGARILGVIHLKDVVKEGMRDRFEELRRMGIKTVMITGDNPLTARAIAEEAGVDDFLAEATPEDKMALIKREQAGGKLVAMTGDGTNDAPALAQADVGVAMNTGTSAAKEAGNMVDLDSNPTKLIEIVEIGKQLLITRGALTTFSIANDVAKYFAIIPAIFTAAYPGLDTLNIMRLDSPESAILAAVVFNALIIIALVPLALRGVRYRPTSADKMLRRNLGIYGLGGLIAPFIGIKLLDLIISAIPGIG, encoded by the coding sequence TTCGACCCCCGGCAGCTCCTCGTCTCCCTCCCCGTCGCGCTGCGCAAGCTCGACCCGCGGACCATGGTCAAGGCCCCGGTCATGTTCGTGGTGCTGATCGGCTCCGTACTGACCACCGGGCTCTCCCTGGCCGACCCCGGCGACTGGTTCGGCTGGGCGATCACCATCTGGCTCTGGCTCACGGTGATCTTCGCCAATCTCGCCGAGGCCGTCGCCGAAGGCCGCGGCAAGGCCCAGGCCGACACCCTGCGCAAGGCGAAGACCGACACCGTCGCGCGCCGGATCACCGGTACGGCGGAGGAGCAGGTGCCCGGCACCGAACTCCGCATCGGGGACCTGGTCGTCTGCGAGGCCGGGGACGTCATCCCCGGTGACGGCGATGTCGTCGAAGGCGTCGCCTCGGTCGACGAGTCCGCCATCACCGGCGAGTCCGCGCCCGTCATCCGGGAGTCCGGCGGCGACCGCAGCGCGGTCACCGGCGGCACCAAGGTCCTCTCCGACCGGATCGTCGTCAGGATCACCACCAAGCCGGGCGAGACCTTCATCGACCGGATGATCGGTCTCGTCGAAGGCGCCTCCCGGCAGAAGACGCCCAACGAGATCGCACTCAACATCCTGCTGGCCTCGCTGACCGTCGTCTTCCTGCTGGCCGTCGTCACCCTCAAGCCCTTCGCGGTCCACGCGGGCGCCGACGAGCAGACGTCGATGATCGTGCTCAGCGCGCTGCTGGTCTGCCTCATCCCGACCACCATCGGCGCCCTGCTCTCCGCCATCGGCATCGCGGGCATGGACCGGCTCGTCCAGCGGAACGTCCTCGCCATGTCCGGACGGGCCGTCGAGGCCGCGGGCGACGTATCGACCCTGCTCCTCGACAAGACCGGCACCATCACCCTGGGCAACCGGCAGGCCGCCGAATTCGTCCCGGTCCGCGGCTGCACCGCCGCCGAACTCGCCGACGCAGCCCAGCTCTCGTCCCTCGCCGACGAGACCCCCGAGGGCCGGTCGATCGTTGTCCTCGCCAAGGAGAAGTACGGACTGCGCGAGCGCCACCGCGGCGAACTCGACCACGCCGAGTGGATCGCCTTCACCGCACAGACCCGGATGTCCGGCGTCGACGTCGACGGCCGCAAGATCCGCAAGGGTGCCACCGGATCGGTGGTGAAGTGGGTGCAGGAACAGGGCGGCGAGGTCGCGGAGGACGCCGAACGGCTCACCGACGAGATCGCCGGCGCGGGCGGTACGCCGCTGCTGGTCGCCGTCGAGGACCGGGAAGGCGCCCGGATCCTGGGCGTCATCCACCTCAAGGACGTCGTCAAGGAAGGCATGCGCGACCGGTTCGAGGAACTGCGCCGCATGGGCATCAAAACCGTCATGATCACGGGCGACAACCCGCTGACGGCCAGGGCCATCGCCGAGGAGGCGGGCGTCGACGACTTCCTCGCCGAGGCCACCCCCGAGGACAAGATGGCCCTCATCAAACGGGAGCAGGCGGGCGGCAAGCTCGTCGCCATGACCGGCGACGGCACCAACGACGCCCCGGCACTCGCCCAGGCCGACGTCGGCGTCGCGATGAACACCGGAACCTCGGCCGCCAAGGAGGCCGGGAACATGGTGGACCTCGACTCCAACCCCACCAAACTCATCGAGATCGTCGAGATCGGCAAACAACTGCTGATCACCCGGGGCGCGCTGACCACCTTCTCCATCGCCAACGACGTCGCCAAGTACTTCGCGATCATCCCGGCGATCTTCACCGCCGCCTACCCCGGCCTCGACACCCTCAACATCATGCGGCTCGACTCGCCGGAGTCCGCGATCCTGGCGGCCGTCGTCTTCAACGCGCTGATCATCATCGCCCTGGTGCCCCTCGCCCTGCGCGGGGTGCGCTACCGGCCCACCAGCGCCGACAAGATGCTCCGCCGCAACCTCGGGATCTACGGGCTCGGCGGACTGATCGCCCCCTTCATCGGCATCAAACTCCTCGACCTCATCATCTCCGCTATCCCTGGCATCGGGTGA
- a CDS encoding potassium-transporting ATPase subunit C has product MNTSVRNTGRLLAAGLRALLVLTVVCGVLYPLAVTGVAQTLFKDQANGSEIKADGKVVGSSLIGQQYHLPKQNPDDPDEAPRPDLRWFQPRPANGLGSNTVNTQYSLILSGATNRAGNNTELLQWVKDAKAAVIADNTTPGYRPKPSDIPPDAVTSSGSGLDPHISPEYAELQVQRVAERNKLDAGRVEKLVKKHTDGRILGFVGEPRVNVLELNTALKELTGKG; this is encoded by the coding sequence ATGAACACCTCCGTACGGAACACGGGACGGCTCCTCGCGGCCGGCCTGCGGGCCCTCCTCGTCCTGACCGTCGTCTGCGGCGTCCTCTACCCGCTCGCCGTCACCGGGGTCGCCCAGACCCTCTTCAAGGACCAGGCCAACGGCTCCGAAATCAAGGCCGACGGCAAGGTCGTCGGCTCCTCCCTGATCGGCCAGCAGTACCACCTGCCGAAGCAGAACCCCGACGACCCCGACGAGGCACCCCGCCCCGACCTGCGCTGGTTCCAGCCCCGCCCGGCCAACGGCCTCGGCAGCAACACCGTCAACACCCAGTACTCGCTGATCCTTTCGGGTGCCACCAACCGGGCCGGGAACAACACCGAGCTGCTCCAGTGGGTGAAGGACGCGAAGGCGGCGGTCATCGCGGACAACACCACGCCCGGCTACCGTCCGAAGCCCTCGGACATCCCGCCGGACGCCGTCACCTCCTCCGGCTCGGGACTCGACCCGCACATCTCTCCCGAGTACGCGGAACTCCAGGTCCAGCGGGTCGCGGAACGCAACAAGCTCGACGCCGGCCGGGTGGAGAAGCTGGTGAAGAAGCACACCGACGGCCGGATCCTCGGGTTCGTCGGGGAACCGAGGGTCAACGTCCTCGAACTCAACACGGCCCTGAAGGAGCTGACCGGGAAGGGCTGA
- a CDS encoding ABC transporter transmembrane domain-containing protein, whose translation MLRGKRSGDGRRKPVAGLGTGGSPGPRDREGPVRYLRWTAARQPRRIASGTLFATLWLGGLILMPYLMSRAVDDGLENGDRATAAAWVAALLAAAALTALFGTLRHRTMCRVRLDAAFRTVRVVVRHSTALGAALQRRVGAGEIVTVGLGDAATIGNTLTFLGPGIGCLIALGIVAFLLFAASPLLAAVVLLGVPVIALCVGPLLGRLQSTEAVYRTRQGELASRFGDIAGGLHVLNAIGGKDEYAARYRHGSRALRDEGYRVGAVTSWIGALAVGLPTLFLAVITWIAARMTAQGQLTVGELVAVYGYTAVLNIAVSYLIECGDDIIRGLVAARRVLGFLALEPDTLHGEPGPALPPPDAPAALHDPDSGVTVTPGALTALVSDRPAETALVADRIAGFTGSATTWGGTRLDRIGIGAVRERILVADNDAALFAGPLRKVLSGRHDRAEDPISRALEAAFAHDIVRGLPGGLDAPVRAGGRNLSGGQRQRVRLARALLAEPDVLVAVEPTSALDAHTEAAVATGLAAARQGRTTVVTTTSPLVLDRADTVHYLVDGTVAATGSHRELLTRHAGYRALVARGAEEPGTTGPGPRAATERTGAAR comes from the coding sequence ATGCTCCGAGGAAAACGGTCCGGGGACGGCAGACGGAAGCCCGTGGCGGGGCTCGGTACGGGCGGGAGCCCGGGCCCCCGCGACCGCGAAGGACCCGTACGCTATCTGCGCTGGACCGCGGCCCGGCAGCCGCGGCGCATCGCCTCCGGAACCCTCTTCGCCACCCTCTGGCTCGGCGGACTGATCCTGATGCCGTATCTGATGTCCCGCGCCGTCGACGACGGACTGGAGAACGGTGACCGCGCCACCGCCGCCGCCTGGGTCGCCGCCCTCCTCGCCGCCGCCGCGCTCACCGCCCTCTTCGGCACCCTGCGCCACCGCACCATGTGCCGGGTCCGCCTCGACGCCGCCTTCCGGACCGTACGCGTCGTCGTCCGCCACTCCACCGCGCTCGGTGCGGCCCTGCAACGCCGCGTCGGCGCCGGGGAGATCGTCACCGTCGGCCTCGGCGACGCGGCCACCATCGGCAACACCCTCACCTTCCTCGGCCCCGGCATCGGCTGCCTCATCGCCCTGGGCATCGTCGCCTTCCTGCTGTTCGCCGCCTCCCCGCTGCTCGCCGCCGTCGTCCTGCTCGGCGTCCCGGTCATAGCGCTCTGCGTCGGCCCCCTCCTCGGCCGCCTCCAGAGCACCGAGGCCGTCTACCGCACCCGGCAGGGCGAACTCGCCTCCCGCTTCGGCGACATCGCGGGCGGGCTGCACGTCCTCAACGCCATCGGCGGCAAGGACGAATACGCCGCCCGCTACCGGCACGGCTCCCGGGCCCTGCGCGACGAGGGCTACCGCGTCGGAGCCGTCACCAGCTGGATCGGGGCCCTCGCGGTCGGGCTGCCCACCCTCTTCCTCGCCGTCATCACCTGGATCGCCGCCCGGATGACGGCCCAGGGCCAGCTCACCGTCGGTGAACTCGTCGCCGTCTACGGCTACACCGCCGTCCTCAACATCGCCGTCTCGTACCTCATCGAATGCGGCGACGACATCATCCGCGGGCTCGTCGCGGCCCGCCGCGTCCTCGGCTTCCTCGCACTCGAACCCGACACCCTCCACGGCGAACCCGGTCCCGCGCTGCCGCCGCCCGACGCGCCCGCGGCCCTCCACGATCCGGACTCCGGGGTCACCGTCACCCCCGGCGCCCTCACCGCACTCGTCTCGGACCGGCCCGCCGAAACGGCCCTGGTCGCGGACCGCATCGCCGGATTCACCGGCTCCGCCACCACCTGGGGCGGCACCCGGCTCGACCGGATCGGCATCGGCGCCGTACGCGAGCGGATCCTCGTCGCCGACAACGACGCGGCACTCTTCGCCGGACCCCTGCGCAAGGTGCTCTCCGGCCGCCACGACCGCGCCGAAGACCCGATCAGCCGGGCGCTGGAGGCCGCCTTCGCCCACGACATCGTCCGCGGGCTGCCCGGCGGACTGGACGCCCCGGTCCGGGCCGGCGGCCGGAACCTCTCGGGCGGCCAGCGCCAGCGCGTCCGCCTCGCCCGCGCCCTCCTCGCCGAACCCGACGTCCTGGTCGCCGTCGAACCCACCTCCGCGCTGGACGCCCACACCGAAGCCGCCGTGGCCACCGGCCTCGCCGCCGCCCGGCAGGGCCGTACCACCGTGGTCACCACCACCTCCCCGCTCGTCCTCGACCGGGCCGACACCGTGCACTACCTGGTCGACGGCACGGTCGCCGCCACCGGCAGCCACCGCGAACTCCTCACCCGCCACGCCGGATACCGGGCGCTCGTGGCCCGGGGAGCGGAAGAACCCGGCACAACCGGCCCGGGCCCCCGCGCGGCTACGGAGCGGACGGGGGCCGCCCGATGA